One genomic window of Solanum stenotomum isolate F172 chromosome 9, ASM1918654v1, whole genome shotgun sequence includes the following:
- the LOC125876775 gene encoding galactoside 2-alpha-L-fucosyltransferase-like, translated as MASLKYDQLFLLFDLLLFFAFPATEDVSHLSITVQKDKLLGGLLPSGFDERSCLSRHESVLYHKELRQKPSSYLISKLRNYEALHKQCGPHTVLYNRSVELIKSGQYRDSSDCNYLVWISYSGLGNRMLTLASAFLYALLTNRVLLVDPGANMPDLFCEPFPGVSWLLPPDFPIIDQFSTFNQESPHCYGYMVKHDIIGNSTGSILPPFIYLHLAHDYDDQDKLFFCDQDQSILHKIPWLVMRTDNYFVPCLFLMPEFEQELSNLFPEKETIFHFLSRYLFHPTNSVWGLVMRYYQAYLAQADEKLGIQIRVFDTGVGPFKYVVDQITPCLMNENLLPQINREEPILNPSGKQKTIAVLITSLSIGYFEEFRNMYWEHPTVTGEIVGVYQPSQEEHQQTEKLWHERKALAEMYLLSLTDKLVTSAWSTFGYVAHGLGGLKPWILYKPENRTSHNPPCVRAVSLEPCFHAPPYYDCKKKAGTDTSKIVPHVRHCEDVSWGLKLFDQNGEL; from the coding sequence ATGGCTTCCCTAAAATATGATCAactttttcttctatttgatttacttctttttttcgcTTTTCCAGCCACTGAAGATGTTAGTCATCTGTCAATCACCGTGCAGAAAGATAAACTACTTGGTGGCCTTCTTCCTTCTGGATTTGATGAAAGATCTTGTCTAAGTAGACATGAGTCAGTCTTATATCATAAAGAACTACGCCAGAAGCCTTCTTCTTATCTCATCTCAAAGTTACGAAACTATGAGGCTCTTCATAAGCAATGTGGACCTCATACAGTATTATACAATAGAAGTGTTGAACTTATCAAGTCTGGCCAATACAGAGATTCTTCAGATTGCAATTACTTGGTTTGGATTTCGTATAGTGGTTTAGGAAATAGGATGCTAACCTTAGCTTCTGCTTTCCTTTATGCTCTTCTTACAAATCGAGTTCTACTTGTTGATCCCGGAGCTAATATGCCTGATCTGTTCTGTGAACCTTTTCCTGGGGTTTCCTGGTTGCTTCCACCAGATTTTCCTATAATCGACCAGTTCAGTACGTTTAACCAGGAATCTCCTCATTGCTATGGTTATATGGTGAAACATGATATCATAGGCAATTCAACTGGTTCAATACTACCTCCCTTCATCTACCTTCATTTAGCTCATGACTATGATGatcaagataaattatttttctgtgACCAGGACCAAAGTATTCTACACAAAATCCCTTGGCTAGTCATGAGGACAGATAACTATTTTGTGCCTTGTCTTTTTTTGATGCCAGAGTTCGAGCAAGAGCTAAGTAATCTTTTTCCGGAAAAAGAAACCATTTTCCACTTTCTGAGTAGATACCTGTTCCATCCCACTAATTCTGTATGGGGGCTTGTTATGAGGTACTATCAAGCTTATTTAGCCCAAGCAGACGAAAAACTAGGCATTCAAATTAGAGTATTTGATACAGGTGTTGGTCCTTTTAAGTATGTAGTGGATCAGATTACCCCTTGTTTGATGAATGAGAATCTGCTTCCACAAATTAATCGGGAGGAGCCTATACTCAATCCATCCGGGAAGCAGAAAACCATAGCCGTCCTGATCACTTCTCTAAGCATTGGATACTTTGAAGAGTTCCGAAACATGTACTGGGAGCATCCCACCGTGACAGGAGAGATCGTTGGCGTTTATCAGCCGAGTCAGGAGGAACATCAACAAACTGAGAAGCTCTGGCATGAAAGAAAGGCGTTGGCAGAAATGTATCTACTGAGTTTAACAGACAAATTGGTTACAAGTGCATGGTCGACTTTTGGATATGTAGCTCATGGTCTTGGAGGTTTGAAGCCCTGGATCCTATACAAGCCTGAGAACAGGACATCCCATAATCCACCTTGTGTTCGAGCTGTATCACTGGAGCCATGTTTCCATGCCCCACCTTACTATGATTGTAAAAAGAAAGCGGGAACTGACACGAGCAAAATTGTTCCTCATGTGAGGCACTGTGAGGATGTGAGCTGGGGTTTAAAGCTATTTGACCAAAATGGTGAATTATAA
- the LOC125877769 gene encoding mitogen-activated protein kinase kinase kinase 20-like, which translates to MYWKKLKLLGRGSYGTVSLATPLTDYYTLFAAVKSAEDDRSSSLRAEAQILHALRGSDYVIKCFGEDVSIENGKKTYNLLLEYAAGGTLHDLIHKSKTVLGESEAAYYAFQILVGICHVHSKGFIHCDLKPANILVFPGGQHGLANVKLADFGLSLRSETNTCWDTSLKKRHRRRGTLLYAAPESVVCGIQDKAVDIWAFGCILVEMLTGKRAWSECKNKNELKLKIAYEKPEIPNTISNDAKDFLSKCLDRDHNWRWNAEMLLNHSFITNYVNKKMIHELIQRPFGDAGPKTLVSLEHLFTTTSFYYPHNSYLRESSSIITSLPETNNNNATGDEPLLWMNFRNLHIY; encoded by the exons ATGTACTGgaaaaagcttaagttgttggGCAGGGGTTCTTATGGTACGGTGTCTCTTGCCACCCCATTAACCGATTACTATACATTATTTGCTGCTGTCAAATCCGCGGAAGATGATCGCTCGTCTTCGCTCCGAGCGGAAGCACAAATATTGCATGCGCTGAGAGGGTCGGACTATGTAATTAAGTGCTTCGGAGAAGATGTAAGCATCGAAAACGGTAAAAAAACTTATAACCTTTTGCTCGAGTATGCTGCTGGTGGAACTTTGCATGACTTAATTCATAAGTCGAAGACGGTGCTCGGAGAATCAGAGGCTGCGTACTATGCTTTTCAAATCTTAGTCGGGATTTGTCATGTTCATAGTAAAGGATTTATCCACTGCGATCTGAAACCAGCTAATATACTTGTTTTTCCTGGCGGACAACATGGCCTTGCAAATGTGAAACTGGCTGATTTTGGGCTATCGTTGAGATCTGAAACAAACACATGTTGGGACACATCATTGAAGAAGCGTCATCGCCGCAGAGGGACTCTACTATATGCAGCACCGGAATCTGTAGTGTGTGGGATTCAAGATAAAGCTGTTGATATTTGGGCATTTGGATGCATACTTGTAGAAATGCTCACGGGAAAGCGGGCATGGTCAGAATGTAAAAATaagaatgaattaaaattgaagATAGCATATGAAAAACCAGAGATACCAAATACTATATCTAATGATGCAAAGGACTTTCTGAGTAAGTGTTTGGACAGAGATCATAATTGGAGATGGAATGCGGAGATGCTACTCAATCATTCATTCATCACGAACTATGTTAATAAGAAGATGATTCATGAGTTGATCCAGCGGCCATTTGGTGATGCAGGACCCAAAACATTGGTTTCTTTGGAGCACTTATTTACAACAACTAGTTTCTATTATCCTCATAACTCCTACTTGAGAGAATCAAGCAGTATTATTACCAGCCTCCCTGAGACTAATAATAATAACGCAACAGGAGACGAGCCTCTACTATGGATGAATTTCAGAAACTTACATATATA TTGA